The DNA region TGCCATCGGCGCCGTACATGGCAGCACTGCCGGAACCAGCAGCATCACGCAAAATATTCAGCATTTGTTGATTGTGGTGTAGGCGATGTTGGATAAGCTCACCGTTGAGAAGATTCAACTGTGCGACACGTTGTGTACGTTCTAGTAGCTGTTGCCAAACATCAATACAACCGGCCTGCTTTGCAGCATCACGAGCGCCTGCGGCGTCATCACTAAAGCCGAGTTTTTGCTGCGCGGAAAGGCGTTTGCTTTCACTCGCTTCAATACGTTGCTGAACAACCTGTTTTTGTTCAGCGAGTGACTTTAGTTTTTCGCCATCAATTTGACCATCGCCGAGCAGTCGCTGCTCCTGTTCAAGCAATGCTTGCAGTTGCTCTAAGCGCTCGACTTGTTCGGTTAAATGCTGGCGTAAACTCATCAGTCTTTAAATACCATCCGTTAGACTTTTCAATAGTGCTTCAGCAATATTGTCAGTATTCATGTTTAGTTTACCGTCGCGAATTGCTTCGCGCAGCTCTTCAACACGTGCCATGTTAACGTCTTGTGACGCATCTTGTGGCAATTGGCTTAAGTGGGTAACCACTTCAGCTTGTTTGGCATCACCAGCGTTTGCTTTATCAGTTTTCTGAGCCGCTTGTGAACGACTAGAGTCTGATTGAGTAACGCTGTTAGGTGGTTGATAACCATTGATTTTCACGGGAAATCCCTCGCTATTATTGGCGTTGCTAGTAAAGTTATCGGCACTAGCGCCAATTTCTTTAAGTTTATTTGCACAGTTTTAACAGTTACTGTGCAGGCCTTGCTCGGCCGGCTGCGGTGATTTCTACCCGCAAAAGTTGTCTGTTATTTAATCGAACACGAA from Pseudidiomarina andamanensis includes:
- the flgM gene encoding flagellar biosynthesis anti-sigma factor FlgM; this encodes MKINGYQPPNSVTQSDSSRSQAAQKTDKANAGDAKQAEVVTHLSQLPQDASQDVNMARVEELREAIRDGKLNMNTDNIAEALLKSLTDGI
- a CDS encoding flagella synthesis protein FlgN, with translation MSLRQHLTEQVERLEQLQALLEQEQRLLGDGQIDGEKLKSLAEQKQVVQQRIEASESKRLSAQQKLGFSDDAAGARDAAKQAGCIDVWQQLLERTQRVAQLNLLNGELIQHRLHHNQQMLNILRDAAGSGSAAMYGADGSQDTTPQRLNSKA